A single Anopheles funestus chromosome 2RL, idAnoFuneDA-416_04, whole genome shotgun sequence DNA region contains:
- the LOC125762623 gene encoding acid-sensing ion channel 2, producing the protein MVSVAKVKHKLWNLLHQLCHDPKRLVRGIVLFICSIVVMYQLTDCFKKLFNPPISTHSRFDLNDSMLYPAITFCREPAYKAEVMAKYNLAMHPKYTSSFDRFPFNESSLEQLFSEATYNHSEFFIQHGLNGGTNNIDVVESLHLDMGRCYTLNPLTTTKHSWKEAGYSIMLRHDTNISQVSVGDTPPGWHVFIHDETEGFAENRMQSSGRVEYLYLEVNEEMEIRLSTQHFFMLASYENECVEFSSVSSTRCGEVCHWNAVVESVGCSGPWMPGLGARECNNSESTKQLIKLYRQLEDLDGTQCGCFQPCTTTIYTASVMNRKPFHISVPAAQLWVYYTSKMVTIVEEFHGYDFNQFVSDLGGSLGFLLGLSVLGLIGLLEKIVELVFIRRLIAEKRKKQMAREIVNNDSMQPTDPKDGDSSKTSDDTKVSKNESPANTVLEQ; encoded by the exons ATGGTTAGTGTCGCGAAAGTGAAGCACAAACTATGGAATCTTCTGCACCAGCTGTGTCACGACCCGAAGCGCTTGGTTCGTGGGATAGTGTTGTTTATCTGCAGCATTGTCGTAATGTATCAGCTGACGGATTGTTTCAAGAAGCTGTTCAATCCACCAATTTCAACTCATTCCCGGTTCGACCTAAACGACTCCATGCTCTATCCCGCCATTACCTTTTGTCGCGAGCCAGCATACAAAGCAGAAGTAATGGCGAAGTACAACCTGGCGATGCATCCCAAGTACACTAGTTCATTCGATCGGTTTCCCTTCAACGAGTCCTCGCTGGAGCAGCTGTTCAGCGAGGCGACATACAACCATAGCGAGTTTTTTATCCAGCATGGATTGAACGGTGGCACAAACA ATATAGACGTGGTGGAGAGTTTACATTTGGACATGGGACGATGCTACACGCTAAATCCGCTGACCACAACGAAGCACTCCTGGAAGGAGGCGGGATACTCGATCATGTTGCGACATGATACGAATATCTCACAAGTAAGCGTTGGTGACACACCTCCTGGTTGGCACGTTTTTATTCATGATGAAACGGAAGGATTTGCAG aaAACCGCATGCAATCGTCCGGTCGTGTGGAGTATTTGTATCTGGAGGTTAacgaagaaatggaaattcGTTTATCAACGCAGCACTTCTTCATGCTAGCCAGTTACGAAAATGAATGCGTTGAGTTTTCCAGCGTAAGCTCTACAAGG TGCGGCGAAGTTTGCCATTGGAACGCGGTGGTTGAATCGGTTGGATGTTCCGGACCTTGGATGCCTGGGCTAGGGGCGCGCGAGTGTAATAATTCAGAAAGTACAAAGCAATTAATTAAACTCTACCGTCAGCTGGAAGATCTAGATGGGACACAGTGCGGTTGCTTTCAGCCCTGCACCACCACAATCTATACTGCTTCCGTGATGAATCGCAAACCCTTCCACATCAGCGTTCCTGCTGCACAGCTTTGGGTGTACTACACCTCCAAAATGGTCACT ATTGTAGAGGAATTTCATGGCTAtgatttcaaccaattcgtcTCGGATCTTGGCGGTTCGCTTGGATTTTTGCTCGGTTTATCGGTTCTTGGGCTTATTGGGTTGCTAGAGAAAATCGTGGAGCTGGTCTTCATTCGTCGATTGATAGCTGAAAAGCGCAAGAAACAGATGGCAAGAGAAATAGTGAACAACGATTCAATGCAACCAACAGATCCTAAAGATGGGGACTCTTCCAAGACTTCAGACGACACAAAAGTATCAAAAAATGAATCACCTGCAAACACTGTTCTGGAGCAGTGA